One genomic window of Cydia splendana chromosome 16, ilCydSple1.2, whole genome shotgun sequence includes the following:
- the LOC134798071 gene encoding toll-like receptor 3, with protein sequence MNSVPSAIYNARKATNIDLSSNTIESLKLEAFTKINSLKLLNMSCNHIADLEVSERSPGAGFSAVQTIDLSYNAISSIPNNYFRQFPDLLHLDLSHNYIKSFDILTFEGITQLQKLYVSDNEITKLGVVFARFEFMKELVLDHNYLTSLEESNFDKMSKLEKLNISSNTLASIGDASFNHLVELQELDLSNNTISTITKPIFQHNTNLQSLDISSNKITKIEPGSFEGKSIEDFKVHNNPIAGSLIKNTFQGICVDKLDLSSANVTELGPELFEGQFQSLNFSRNFISKIHKTTFYKLELLTELDLSYNQLQDIEFDTSNLYNLSYFYINNNKIKKIRNDTFKSLTALKVVDLSNNAIENIEILSFQNLKELESLNLNNNPLVEVIPPHMFSGLALTTELDFTNSKIKTIQNNAFNGMESLKKFNSTHSKISVLEFNTFNGTGSIEVLDLSYNQIESFSINNTNIKFVKDLYLQYNKLQHVTDQTFSGLSNLSSLSLKGNNLINIENGAFLDLNNLLKLDISANKDVVFNSSIFSNLKSLSVVLLDHVTSRFTFKSVVNTTITNLDLSFCEISDINAVQVYQITTLELLNLASNKIRTVDKTSFQKLHQVAWIDLSNNKLSSIQPGSFGDNEDLSVLNLSNNFLSSLKFGVFDGLANLNTIDLSSNTLHSFSASIFHNTPLVRIVYVDNNLIDDVDFVEFTKANIRDLYIGGNPVPCSRLTEWKKNTDILHPHIVSVKAKNEIYDKENVDGITCKSKTKFNDFGQNNSNETALAAMLSSSLEEFRVTVERFLDRNDSKIDLESIGLQKVSTSIENFLEVFNKSETRNNVFLEKLMNINNSTNRALENIQEYVKLRNVIAVDSQTDSPIRNDEIEKTIIAMLSKEKQSMKNEIKNMFDDWKSNNVVNNKFAAQSASDGSSTDLRSALYFIATCLAALLGLLVLSLIFVFFKLRNKHAYSNHLSHSRQPISNAMEME encoded by the coding sequence ATGAACTCTGTCCCATCAGCCATTTATAACGCACGTAAAGCAACAAACATTGATCTTTCCAGCAATACAATAGAATCTTTAAAGCTAGAAGCTTTCacaaaaataaacagtttaaaattgcTCAACATGTCATGTAATCATATAGCAGATTTAGAAGTCAGTGAGAGATCGCCCGGCGCCGGATTCAGCGCGGTACAGACAATAGATTTGAGCTACAACGCTATTTCCTCCATCCCCAATAATTACTTCAGACAGTTTCCAGATTTACTGCATTTAGATCTAtctcacaattatattaaaagtttcGATATACTTACTTTTGAAGGCATTACACAGCTCCAAAAGTTATACGTTTCAGATAACGAAATAACTAAATTGGGCGTAGTTTTTGCAAGATTCGAATTTATGAAAGAATTGGTTTTAGATCACAACTATTTGACATCACTTGAGGAAAGCAATTTTGATAAAATGTCCAAGTTGGAAAAACTTAATATAAGTTCGAACACTTTAGCTAGTATTGGAGATGCATCTTTTAACCATTTGGTTGAATTACAGGAGTTGGACTTGAGCAATAACACAATTAGTACAATCACAAAGCCTATATTTCAGCATAACACTAACTTACAATCATTAGACATATCATCaaataaaattactaaaatagaACCAGGATCATTTGAAGGGAAGAGTATTGAAGATTTTAAAGTCCATAATAATCCTATTGCGGGTTCTTTGATCAAAAACACCTTTCAAGGCATTTGTGTCGACAAACTAGACTTGAGTAGTGCTAATGTTACTGAGCTAGGTCCGGAATTATTTGAGGGGCAATTTCAATCTTTAAATTTCAGTAGAAATTTCATATCCAAAATTCATAAAACAACCTTCTATAAACTCGAATTATTGACAGAACTAGATCTCTCATATAACCAATTACAAGACATAGAATTTGACACTTCGAATCTATACAATCTTTCCTACTTCTATAtcaacaataataaaattaagaaaatcaGAAACGACACGTTTAAATCTCTAACTGCGTTAAAAGTTGTCGATTTATCTAATAACGCAattgaaaatattgaaatacttTCTTTCCAAAATTTAAAAGAGCTTGAGTCGttgaatttaaataataatccCCTTGTTGAGGTTATCCCGCCACATATGTTCAGTGGACTAGCTTTAACTACAGAGCTCGATTTCACAAATTCcaaaataaaaacgattcaAAACAACGCATTCAACGGAATGGAGTCCTTAAAAAAGTTTAATTCTACACATAGTAAGATATCAGTACTAGAATTTAATACATTTAATGGCACTGGGTCAATTGAAGTTTTGGATCTATCTTACAATCAAATAGAatctttttctataaataatacgAATATTAAATTTGTGAAAGATCtatatttacaatacaataaactTCAACATGTGACCGATCAAACGTTTTCAGGGCTAAGTAATTTAAGTTCATTAAGTTTAAAGGGGAATAATCTAATTAACATTGAGAATGGAGCTTTTCTCGATTTAAATAATCTACTAAAgcttgacatttctgccaatAAAGACGTAGTTTTTAATTCATCAATATTTTCGAATCTGAAGTCACTCTCTGTAGTCCTACTTGATCACGTGACATCAAGATTTACTTTCAAGAGTGTGGTAAACACTACAATTACCAACTTGGATTTGTCTTTTTGTGAAATATCAGATATCAATGCAGTCCAAGTGTACCAGATTACAACTCTCGAACTGTTGAATCTGGCTTCAAATAAGATTAGGACAGTCGACAAGACATCGTTCCAAAAGTTACACCAAGTTGCATGGATCGATCTCAGTAATAATAAGCTTTCCAGTATCCAACCAGGGTCTTTCGGCGATAATGAAGACCTGAGCGTTTTAAATTTAAGCAATAACTTCCTATCTTCCCTAAAGTTTGGTGTATTTGATGGTCTAGCCAATTTAAACACCATTGACTTGTCAAGTAATACGTTGCATAGTTTTAGTGCAAGCATATTTCACAACACACCTCTTGTGCGAATAGTTTATGTTGACAATAATCTAATAGATGATGTAGATTTTGTAGAGTTTACTAAAGCTAAtattagagacctttacatagGGGGCAACCCTGTACCTTGCAGTAGGTTAACCGAATGGAAAAAGAATACCGATATTCTGCATCCGCACATAGTGTCCGTTAAAgcaaaaaatgaaatatatgaTAAAGAGAATGTTGATGGCATAACTTGTAAAAGTAAGACTAAATTTAACGACTTTGGTCAGAACAATAGTAACGAAACTGCTCTTGCAGCAATGTTGTCGAGCTCTTTGGAAGAATTCCGGGTCACAGTGGAAAGGTTTTTGGACCGTAACGATTCTAAAATTGATCTTGAGTCAATCGGTCTCCAAAAGGTGTCTACTTCAATCGAAAATTTTCTAGAAGTATTTAACAAAAGTGAAACAAGAAATAATGTTTTCCTTGAAAAACTAATGAACATCAACAATAGTACTAACAGGGCTTTAGAAAACATACAAGAATATGTAAAGCTTCGTAATGTTATAGCAGTCGATTCTCAAACCGATTCGCCAATAAGGAATGATGAAATAGAGAAAACAATCATTGCAATGTTATCGAAAGAAAAACAATCTATGAAAAATGAAATTAAGAATATGTTTGATGATTGGAAGTCGAATAAcgttgtaaataataaatttgcAGCTCAGTCCGCTAGTGATGGAAGCTCAACTGACCTGAGGTCTGCATTATATTTCATAGCTACGTGCCTTGCGGCACTCCTTGGTCTACTAGTTTTAAGTCTGATATTCGTTTTCTTTAAGTTACGAAATAAACATGCGTATAGTAACCATTTGTCGCATAGCAGACAACCAATATCCAATGCGATGGAAATGgaataa